The genomic interval GCGATGATGACTTGCGCCTTTGGCGCAGAGCAGGCAGTGAAGCAGGCGATGGCCGAGGACGGCTGGCGACTGGCCTTTTCACGCCCCGGTTTCGTCACGGCCAAACACGACGAGCAAACGGCATTGCCACACGGTATCTTTGTCCGCACTGCTTCGTATTCATTGGGACATCTGCGCAACAGCGATGGCGGGCAGCAGATCGCCGGCCTGGCAGAGTTGCTTGCCAGCGCCACCGCTGCCAAACAACCGTTTGATCAATTGCACGTGTGGCCGCGTGACCGTGCGCCGATCGGTCGTTTCGGATTCGAGCCCGGTATTGATGAAGTTTCCCGGGCGGTGGCCGACGAAATCCAAAAGGCACTCGGTAAAACGCATTTGCGTTGCGGCAGCGCGAATCAGATCGCGCAAGCCGATCAGCGTGTGCTGGACATCGTGTTGGTCGATCCGTCGGATTGGTTCATAGGTTGGCACACCGCCAAGACATGGCCGACCCGTTGGCCCGGTGGCGTTCAGCCGATGGATCCCGCCGAGGAACCCGTCTCGCGCGCGTACTACAAGGCCGCCGAAGCGATCACGTGGTCTGGATTTGACTTGCAACGTGGAGACATCGCCGTTGAGATCGGCAGTTCACCCGGCGGTGCATGCGGCCGGTTGCTGGAACTCGGGATGCGAGTGATCGGTATCGATCCGGCCGAAATGGATCCACGGATCGCAGAACACCCTCAGTTCACTCACCTGCGAGCCCGCGCGGGTGATCTACCGCGAAAGACCTACACGGGTGCCAAGTGGTTGCTGGTGGATTCGAATGTCAAACCCGCCAAGACGTTGACGACGGTAGCGAACATCGTGACGCATCAGTACAGCACGTTTGGTGGGCTGCTGATCACGATGAAATTGGGCGACTACGACGCAGCGAAGCAGATTCCGGCGTGGACGCGTGAGATTGAGAAATGGCGTCCCAAGAAAATGGAGGTCCGTCAAT from Stieleria varia carries:
- a CDS encoding SAM-dependent methyltransferase — protein: MMTCAFGAEQAVKQAMAEDGWRLAFSRPGFVTAKHDEQTALPHGIFVRTASYSLGHLRNSDGGQQIAGLAELLASATAAKQPFDQLHVWPRDRAPIGRFGFEPGIDEVSRAVADEIQKALGKTHLRCGSANQIAQADQRVLDIVLVDPSDWFIGWHTAKTWPTRWPGGVQPMDPAEEPVSRAYYKAAEAITWSGFDLQRGDIAVEIGSSPGGACGRLLELGMRVIGIDPAEMDPRIAEHPQFTHLRARAGDLPRKTYTGAKWLLVDSNVKPAKTLTTVANIVTHQYSTFGGLLITMKLGDYDAAKQIPAWTREIEKWRPKKMEVRQLARNRCEVCFAVTM